One genomic region from Augochlora pura isolate Apur16 chromosome 7, APUR_v2.2.1, whole genome shotgun sequence encodes:
- the Ckn gene encoding CRK like proto-oncogene, adaptor protein isoform X1, with the protein MRRISVGGMNRPSKAVTQAKKVAPPAVPDVFRHSGSSFGSAGYASSEDSCFLPGSGPGGTTDDGSYGMPSGKSPGPIFTHPGFAFPPVVGKYAHAEDQGIDMTQSPGRDSPGSSGSGSGSRHSTASLDSGRASGYHLGPRGPGALASSPRCSISSLGSHPDRPADLDVVHAWLTELQFEEYFPLFASAGYDLATITRMTPEDLTAIGIKKPNHRKRLKAEIDNLNVGDGLPEHIPGSLEEWLRLLRLEEYLGALHQQGMRSVEDVTTLTWEDLEDIGIVRLGHQKKLLLAIKRVKDIRAGKRIQPLDLARLPPHPGQTQDVVIQRAGPDLPSPDEDCSSPVLRSFQRGGSDTTSGTAWRSMYAALPTDYNMVGRTGSRGKSLESLEDAPLGYPPSPAPSVHPQPIEWRPRSFEDGDLTPTNDNSIVEAGGGTLPRPRHCLVRPRPVAKVAATPGQFKSLPRDFDNKYQLTYGLESSPHLPKRCPPSPPRRQSSRENSSSVVSVGGPAVGDVVIDCSGPVPTASCEDHHMHHHQHHHLLHHPSPPPPAPAAAPSTPPQMNRPPSSMSRSWGSVSANVNEEHELIATLALQHRNGSDASFKMLNLLQSSSSTESDSLPFANENAGTIKQRSARVQEYASNNSSNNIQSHMISHHSSSTEPADVLNDIGNMLANLTDELDAMLEEEKRQGLNS; encoded by the exons ATGAGGCGCATTAGCG TTGGCGGCATGAACCGGCCGTCCAAAGCAGTGACACAGGCGAAGAAAGTGGCACCGCCGGCTGTACCCGACGTGTTTCGACATTCCGGCTCCTCTTTTGGTTCCGCTGGTTATGCGAGCAGCGAGGATAGCTGTTTCCTGCCCGGAAGTGGTCCTGGAGGAACAACGGACGATGGTTCGTACGGGATGCCCTCTGGAAAGAGTCCCGGGCCGATTTTCACTCATCCTGGATTCGCTTTCCCGCCGGTCGTCGGGAAATACGCTCATGCCGAGGACCAAG GAATCGACATGACTCAGAGCCCCGGAAGAGACAGTCCAGGCAGTTCAGGATCAGGTTCCGGTTCCAGGCATTCTACAGCTTCACTGGATTCCGGCAGAGCCTCCGGATATCACCTGGGTCCCAGAGGACCCGGTGCTCTTGCTTCGTCTCCCAGATGTTCCATAAGCTCGCTCGGCAGCCATCCCGACAGACCGGCGGATCTTGACGTCGTTCATGCTTGGCTGACTGAACTTCAATTCGAGGAATATTTTCCTTTGTTTGCTTCAGCTGGTTATGATCTTGCTACTATCACTCGTATGACGCCGGAGGACTTAACAGCTATAG GAATTAAAAAACCCAATCACAGAAAGCGATTGAAGGCagaaatagataatttaaacGTTGGGGACGGCTTGCCAGAGCACATTCCTGGCTCTTTGGAGGAGTGGCTTAGACTTCTACGACTTGAGGAATATCTTGGCGCTCTACATCAACAGGGTATGCGCTCGGTTGAAGATGTAACGACTCTCACTTGGGAGGATCTCGAGGACATTGGTATTGTGCGACTGGGCCATCAAAAGAAGTTATTGTTAGCTATTAAGAGAGTCAAAGATATTCGCGCCGGTAAACGTATACAGCCGCTTGATCTTGCCCGGTTACCGCCTCATCCTGGTCAAACACAG GACGTAGTTATTCAACGGGCAGGTCCAGATCTACCATCCCCGGATGAAGATTGTTCGTCGCCAGTCCTGAGGTCTTTCCAAAGAGGTGGAAGCGACACAACGTCCGGCACTGCATGGAGGAGTATGTATGCTGCTCTGCCAACCGATTACAACATGGTTGGTCGAACCGGTTCGCGAGGAAAGTCTTTGGAAAGCTTAGAGGACGCACCCCTAGGGTATCCTCCATCGCCAGCGCCTTCTGTGCACCCGCAGCCTATCGAATGGCGTCCACGTAGCTTCGAGGATGGTGATCTGACTCCTACAAATGACAATTCGATCGTCGAAGCCGGCGGTGGTACGCTTCCACGTCCAAGACATTGCCTTGTTCGTCCGAGACCCGTAGCCAAG GTCGCTGCAACGCCGGGACAATTCAAATCACTGCCACGAGACTTCGACAACAAGTACCAATTAACGTACGGACTCGAGAGCAGTCCGCATCTTCCAAAACGCTGTCCCCCGTCTCCCCCAAGGCGTCAGAGTTCTAGAGAAAACAGTTCCTCTGTCGTCAGTGTTGGGGGACCGGCGGTCGGGGACGTTGTGATAGATTGCAGCGGACCAGTACCAACTGCATCCTGCGAGGATCATCATATGCATCATCATCAACATCACCATTTGCTTCATCATCCTTCACCACCGCCACCAGCGCCTGCAGCAGCACCCTCAACACCGCCACAGATGAATCGGCCGCCTTCTTCTATGTCTCGTTCTTGGGGAAGTGTCAGTGCTAACGTGAACGAGGAACACGAATTAATAGCTACTCTTGCTTTGCAACATCGTAATGGTTCTGACGCCAGCTTTAAG atGTTGAATTTATTGCAGTCAAGCTCCAGCACAGAATCGGATTCACTTCCGTTCGCAAACGAGAATGCCGGGACAATAAAACAGAGGTCCGCACGAGTCCAGGAGTATGCGAGCAACAACTCCAGCAATAACATCCAGAGCCACATGATCAGTCATCATTCTAGTAGCACAGAACCGGCGGACGTGTTGAACGATATCGGCAACATGCTTGCAAATCTCACTGACGAACTTGATGCCATGCTCGAGGAAGAGAAACGCCAGGGCCTGAACTCGTAA
- the Ckn gene encoding CRK like proto-oncogene, adaptor protein isoform X4 — translation MRRISVGGMNRPSKAVTQAKKVAPPAVPDVFRHSGSSFGSAGYASSEDSCFLPGSGPGGTTDDGIDMTQSPGRDSPGSSGSGSGSRHSTASLDSGRASGYHLGPRGPGALASSPRCSISSLGSHPDRPADLDVVHAWLTELQFEEYFPLFASAGYDLATITRMTPEDLTAIGIKKPNHRKRLKAEIDNLNVGDGLPEHIPGSLEEWLRLLRLEEYLGALHQQGMRSVEDVTTLTWEDLEDIGIVRLGHQKKLLLAIKRVKDIRAGKRIQPLDLARLPPHPGQTQDVVIQRAGPDLPSPDEDCSSPVLRSFQRGGSDTTSGTAWRSMYAALPTDYNMVGRTGSRGKSLESLEDAPLGYPPSPAPSVHPQPIEWRPRSFEDGDLTPTNDNSIVEAGGGTLPRPRHCLVRPRPVAKVAATPGQFKSLPRDFDNKYQLTYGLESSPHLPKRCPPSPPRRQSSRENSSSVVSVGGPAVGDVVIDCSGPVPTASCEDHHMHHHQHHHLLHHPSPPPPAPAAAPSTPPQMNRPPSSMSRSWGSVSANVNEEHELIATLALQHRNGSDASFKMLNLLQSSSSTESDSLPFANENAGTIKQRSARVQEYASNNSSNNIQSHMISHHSSSTEPADVLNDIGNMLANLTDELDAMLEEEKRQGLNS, via the exons ATGAGGCGCATTAGCG TTGGCGGCATGAACCGGCCGTCCAAAGCAGTGACACAGGCGAAGAAAGTGGCACCGCCGGCTGTACCCGACGTGTTTCGACATTCCGGCTCCTCTTTTGGTTCCGCTGGTTATGCGAGCAGCGAGGATAGCTGTTTCCTGCCCGGAAGTGGTCCTGGAGGAACAACGGACGATG GAATCGACATGACTCAGAGCCCCGGAAGAGACAGTCCAGGCAGTTCAGGATCAGGTTCCGGTTCCAGGCATTCTACAGCTTCACTGGATTCCGGCAGAGCCTCCGGATATCACCTGGGTCCCAGAGGACCCGGTGCTCTTGCTTCGTCTCCCAGATGTTCCATAAGCTCGCTCGGCAGCCATCCCGACAGACCGGCGGATCTTGACGTCGTTCATGCTTGGCTGACTGAACTTCAATTCGAGGAATATTTTCCTTTGTTTGCTTCAGCTGGTTATGATCTTGCTACTATCACTCGTATGACGCCGGAGGACTTAACAGCTATAG GAATTAAAAAACCCAATCACAGAAAGCGATTGAAGGCagaaatagataatttaaacGTTGGGGACGGCTTGCCAGAGCACATTCCTGGCTCTTTGGAGGAGTGGCTTAGACTTCTACGACTTGAGGAATATCTTGGCGCTCTACATCAACAGGGTATGCGCTCGGTTGAAGATGTAACGACTCTCACTTGGGAGGATCTCGAGGACATTGGTATTGTGCGACTGGGCCATCAAAAGAAGTTATTGTTAGCTATTAAGAGAGTCAAAGATATTCGCGCCGGTAAACGTATACAGCCGCTTGATCTTGCCCGGTTACCGCCTCATCCTGGTCAAACACAG GACGTAGTTATTCAACGGGCAGGTCCAGATCTACCATCCCCGGATGAAGATTGTTCGTCGCCAGTCCTGAGGTCTTTCCAAAGAGGTGGAAGCGACACAACGTCCGGCACTGCATGGAGGAGTATGTATGCTGCTCTGCCAACCGATTACAACATGGTTGGTCGAACCGGTTCGCGAGGAAAGTCTTTGGAAAGCTTAGAGGACGCACCCCTAGGGTATCCTCCATCGCCAGCGCCTTCTGTGCACCCGCAGCCTATCGAATGGCGTCCACGTAGCTTCGAGGATGGTGATCTGACTCCTACAAATGACAATTCGATCGTCGAAGCCGGCGGTGGTACGCTTCCACGTCCAAGACATTGCCTTGTTCGTCCGAGACCCGTAGCCAAG GTCGCTGCAACGCCGGGACAATTCAAATCACTGCCACGAGACTTCGACAACAAGTACCAATTAACGTACGGACTCGAGAGCAGTCCGCATCTTCCAAAACGCTGTCCCCCGTCTCCCCCAAGGCGTCAGAGTTCTAGAGAAAACAGTTCCTCTGTCGTCAGTGTTGGGGGACCGGCGGTCGGGGACGTTGTGATAGATTGCAGCGGACCAGTACCAACTGCATCCTGCGAGGATCATCATATGCATCATCATCAACATCACCATTTGCTTCATCATCCTTCACCACCGCCACCAGCGCCTGCAGCAGCACCCTCAACACCGCCACAGATGAATCGGCCGCCTTCTTCTATGTCTCGTTCTTGGGGAAGTGTCAGTGCTAACGTGAACGAGGAACACGAATTAATAGCTACTCTTGCTTTGCAACATCGTAATGGTTCTGACGCCAGCTTTAAG atGTTGAATTTATTGCAGTCAAGCTCCAGCACAGAATCGGATTCACTTCCGTTCGCAAACGAGAATGCCGGGACAATAAAACAGAGGTCCGCACGAGTCCAGGAGTATGCGAGCAACAACTCCAGCAATAACATCCAGAGCCACATGATCAGTCATCATTCTAGTAGCACAGAACCGGCGGACGTGTTGAACGATATCGGCAACATGCTTGCAAATCTCACTGACGAACTTGATGCCATGCTCGAGGAAGAGAAACGCCAGGGCCTGAACTCGTAA
- the Ckn gene encoding CRK like proto-oncogene, adaptor protein isoform X2: MRRISVGGMNRPSKAVTQAKKVAPPAVPDVFRHSGSSFGSAGYASSEDSCFLPGSGPGGTTDDGSYGMPSGKSPGPIFTHPGFAFPPVVGKYAHAEDQGIDMTQSPGRDSPGSSGSGSGSRHSTASLDSGRASGYHLGPRGPGALASSPRCSISSLGSHPDRPADLDVVHAWLTELQFEEYFPLFASAGYDLATITRMTPEDLTAIGIKKPNHRKRLKAEIDNLNVGDGLPEHIPGSLEEWLRLLRLEEYLGALHQQGMRSVEDVTTLTWEDLEDIGIVRLGHQKKLLLAIKRVKDIRAGKRIQPLDLARLPPHPGQTQDVVIQRAGPDLPSPDEDCSSPVLRSFQRGGSDTTSGTAWRSMYAALPTDYNMVGRTGSRGKSLESLEDAPLGYPPSPAPSVHPQPIEWRPRSFEDGDLTPTNDNSIVEAGGGTLPRPRHCLVRPRPVAKVAATPGQFKSLPRDFDNKYQLTYGLESSPHLPKRCPPSPPRRQSSRENSSSVVSVGGPAVGDVVIDCSGPVPTASCEDHHMHHHQHHHLLHHPSPPPPAPAAAPSTPPQMNRPPSSMSRSWGSVSANVNEEHELIATLALQHRNGSDASFKSSSSTESDSLPFANENAGTIKQRSARVQEYASNNSSNNIQSHMISHHSSSTEPADVLNDIGNMLANLTDELDAMLEEEKRQGLNS; encoded by the exons ATGAGGCGCATTAGCG TTGGCGGCATGAACCGGCCGTCCAAAGCAGTGACACAGGCGAAGAAAGTGGCACCGCCGGCTGTACCCGACGTGTTTCGACATTCCGGCTCCTCTTTTGGTTCCGCTGGTTATGCGAGCAGCGAGGATAGCTGTTTCCTGCCCGGAAGTGGTCCTGGAGGAACAACGGACGATGGTTCGTACGGGATGCCCTCTGGAAAGAGTCCCGGGCCGATTTTCACTCATCCTGGATTCGCTTTCCCGCCGGTCGTCGGGAAATACGCTCATGCCGAGGACCAAG GAATCGACATGACTCAGAGCCCCGGAAGAGACAGTCCAGGCAGTTCAGGATCAGGTTCCGGTTCCAGGCATTCTACAGCTTCACTGGATTCCGGCAGAGCCTCCGGATATCACCTGGGTCCCAGAGGACCCGGTGCTCTTGCTTCGTCTCCCAGATGTTCCATAAGCTCGCTCGGCAGCCATCCCGACAGACCGGCGGATCTTGACGTCGTTCATGCTTGGCTGACTGAACTTCAATTCGAGGAATATTTTCCTTTGTTTGCTTCAGCTGGTTATGATCTTGCTACTATCACTCGTATGACGCCGGAGGACTTAACAGCTATAG GAATTAAAAAACCCAATCACAGAAAGCGATTGAAGGCagaaatagataatttaaacGTTGGGGACGGCTTGCCAGAGCACATTCCTGGCTCTTTGGAGGAGTGGCTTAGACTTCTACGACTTGAGGAATATCTTGGCGCTCTACATCAACAGGGTATGCGCTCGGTTGAAGATGTAACGACTCTCACTTGGGAGGATCTCGAGGACATTGGTATTGTGCGACTGGGCCATCAAAAGAAGTTATTGTTAGCTATTAAGAGAGTCAAAGATATTCGCGCCGGTAAACGTATACAGCCGCTTGATCTTGCCCGGTTACCGCCTCATCCTGGTCAAACACAG GACGTAGTTATTCAACGGGCAGGTCCAGATCTACCATCCCCGGATGAAGATTGTTCGTCGCCAGTCCTGAGGTCTTTCCAAAGAGGTGGAAGCGACACAACGTCCGGCACTGCATGGAGGAGTATGTATGCTGCTCTGCCAACCGATTACAACATGGTTGGTCGAACCGGTTCGCGAGGAAAGTCTTTGGAAAGCTTAGAGGACGCACCCCTAGGGTATCCTCCATCGCCAGCGCCTTCTGTGCACCCGCAGCCTATCGAATGGCGTCCACGTAGCTTCGAGGATGGTGATCTGACTCCTACAAATGACAATTCGATCGTCGAAGCCGGCGGTGGTACGCTTCCACGTCCAAGACATTGCCTTGTTCGTCCGAGACCCGTAGCCAAG GTCGCTGCAACGCCGGGACAATTCAAATCACTGCCACGAGACTTCGACAACAAGTACCAATTAACGTACGGACTCGAGAGCAGTCCGCATCTTCCAAAACGCTGTCCCCCGTCTCCCCCAAGGCGTCAGAGTTCTAGAGAAAACAGTTCCTCTGTCGTCAGTGTTGGGGGACCGGCGGTCGGGGACGTTGTGATAGATTGCAGCGGACCAGTACCAACTGCATCCTGCGAGGATCATCATATGCATCATCATCAACATCACCATTTGCTTCATCATCCTTCACCACCGCCACCAGCGCCTGCAGCAGCACCCTCAACACCGCCACAGATGAATCGGCCGCCTTCTTCTATGTCTCGTTCTTGGGGAAGTGTCAGTGCTAACGTGAACGAGGAACACGAATTAATAGCTACTCTTGCTTTGCAACATCGTAATGGTTCTGACGCCAGCTTTAAG TCAAGCTCCAGCACAGAATCGGATTCACTTCCGTTCGCAAACGAGAATGCCGGGACAATAAAACAGAGGTCCGCACGAGTCCAGGAGTATGCGAGCAACAACTCCAGCAATAACATCCAGAGCCACATGATCAGTCATCATTCTAGTAGCACAGAACCGGCGGACGTGTTGAACGATATCGGCAACATGCTTGCAAATCTCACTGACGAACTTGATGCCATGCTCGAGGAAGAGAAACGCCAGGGCCTGAACTCGTAA
- the Ckn gene encoding CRK like proto-oncogene, adaptor protein isoform X3 — MNRPSKAVTQAKKVAPPAVPDVFRHSGSSFGSAGYASSEDSCFLPGSGPGGTTDDGSYGMPSGKSPGPIFTHPGFAFPPVVGKYAHAEDQGIDMTQSPGRDSPGSSGSGSGSRHSTASLDSGRASGYHLGPRGPGALASSPRCSISSLGSHPDRPADLDVVHAWLTELQFEEYFPLFASAGYDLATITRMTPEDLTAIGIKKPNHRKRLKAEIDNLNVGDGLPEHIPGSLEEWLRLLRLEEYLGALHQQGMRSVEDVTTLTWEDLEDIGIVRLGHQKKLLLAIKRVKDIRAGKRIQPLDLARLPPHPGQTQDVVIQRAGPDLPSPDEDCSSPVLRSFQRGGSDTTSGTAWRSMYAALPTDYNMVGRTGSRGKSLESLEDAPLGYPPSPAPSVHPQPIEWRPRSFEDGDLTPTNDNSIVEAGGGTLPRPRHCLVRPRPVAKVAATPGQFKSLPRDFDNKYQLTYGLESSPHLPKRCPPSPPRRQSSRENSSSVVSVGGPAVGDVVIDCSGPVPTASCEDHHMHHHQHHHLLHHPSPPPPAPAAAPSTPPQMNRPPSSMSRSWGSVSANVNEEHELIATLALQHRNGSDASFKMLNLLQSSSSTESDSLPFANENAGTIKQRSARVQEYASNNSSNNIQSHMISHHSSSTEPADVLNDIGNMLANLTDELDAMLEEEKRQGLNS, encoded by the exons ATGAACCGGCCGTCCAAAGCAGTGACACAGGCGAAGAAAGTGGCACCGCCGGCTGTACCCGACGTGTTTCGACATTCCGGCTCCTCTTTTGGTTCCGCTGGTTATGCGAGCAGCGAGGATAGCTGTTTCCTGCCCGGAAGTGGTCCTGGAGGAACAACGGACGATGGTTCGTACGGGATGCCCTCTGGAAAGAGTCCCGGGCCGATTTTCACTCATCCTGGATTCGCTTTCCCGCCGGTCGTCGGGAAATACGCTCATGCCGAGGACCAAG GAATCGACATGACTCAGAGCCCCGGAAGAGACAGTCCAGGCAGTTCAGGATCAGGTTCCGGTTCCAGGCATTCTACAGCTTCACTGGATTCCGGCAGAGCCTCCGGATATCACCTGGGTCCCAGAGGACCCGGTGCTCTTGCTTCGTCTCCCAGATGTTCCATAAGCTCGCTCGGCAGCCATCCCGACAGACCGGCGGATCTTGACGTCGTTCATGCTTGGCTGACTGAACTTCAATTCGAGGAATATTTTCCTTTGTTTGCTTCAGCTGGTTATGATCTTGCTACTATCACTCGTATGACGCCGGAGGACTTAACAGCTATAG GAATTAAAAAACCCAATCACAGAAAGCGATTGAAGGCagaaatagataatttaaacGTTGGGGACGGCTTGCCAGAGCACATTCCTGGCTCTTTGGAGGAGTGGCTTAGACTTCTACGACTTGAGGAATATCTTGGCGCTCTACATCAACAGGGTATGCGCTCGGTTGAAGATGTAACGACTCTCACTTGGGAGGATCTCGAGGACATTGGTATTGTGCGACTGGGCCATCAAAAGAAGTTATTGTTAGCTATTAAGAGAGTCAAAGATATTCGCGCCGGTAAACGTATACAGCCGCTTGATCTTGCCCGGTTACCGCCTCATCCTGGTCAAACACAG GACGTAGTTATTCAACGGGCAGGTCCAGATCTACCATCCCCGGATGAAGATTGTTCGTCGCCAGTCCTGAGGTCTTTCCAAAGAGGTGGAAGCGACACAACGTCCGGCACTGCATGGAGGAGTATGTATGCTGCTCTGCCAACCGATTACAACATGGTTGGTCGAACCGGTTCGCGAGGAAAGTCTTTGGAAAGCTTAGAGGACGCACCCCTAGGGTATCCTCCATCGCCAGCGCCTTCTGTGCACCCGCAGCCTATCGAATGGCGTCCACGTAGCTTCGAGGATGGTGATCTGACTCCTACAAATGACAATTCGATCGTCGAAGCCGGCGGTGGTACGCTTCCACGTCCAAGACATTGCCTTGTTCGTCCGAGACCCGTAGCCAAG GTCGCTGCAACGCCGGGACAATTCAAATCACTGCCACGAGACTTCGACAACAAGTACCAATTAACGTACGGACTCGAGAGCAGTCCGCATCTTCCAAAACGCTGTCCCCCGTCTCCCCCAAGGCGTCAGAGTTCTAGAGAAAACAGTTCCTCTGTCGTCAGTGTTGGGGGACCGGCGGTCGGGGACGTTGTGATAGATTGCAGCGGACCAGTACCAACTGCATCCTGCGAGGATCATCATATGCATCATCATCAACATCACCATTTGCTTCATCATCCTTCACCACCGCCACCAGCGCCTGCAGCAGCACCCTCAACACCGCCACAGATGAATCGGCCGCCTTCTTCTATGTCTCGTTCTTGGGGAAGTGTCAGTGCTAACGTGAACGAGGAACACGAATTAATAGCTACTCTTGCTTTGCAACATCGTAATGGTTCTGACGCCAGCTTTAAG atGTTGAATTTATTGCAGTCAAGCTCCAGCACAGAATCGGATTCACTTCCGTTCGCAAACGAGAATGCCGGGACAATAAAACAGAGGTCCGCACGAGTCCAGGAGTATGCGAGCAACAACTCCAGCAATAACATCCAGAGCCACATGATCAGTCATCATTCTAGTAGCACAGAACCGGCGGACGTGTTGAACGATATCGGCAACATGCTTGCAAATCTCACTGACGAACTTGATGCCATGCTCGAGGAAGAGAAACGCCAGGGCCTGAACTCGTAA